DNA from Gramella sp. MAR_2010_147:
AGTATTTATCGCTGGCGAGGAGGGCGCGCTGAACAGTTCATAGATTTAAGCAATCAAACAACTCATCCCTTTCAAATAGAACAGGAAGTGGTAAATTTGCCAGATAATTACAGAAGCGGTTCTGGCATTGTAAATTTTAACAACAATTTCTTTCAATACGCCGCTTCTATTTTAAGCTTTCCAGAATATACTGAGCTCTTCAAAGCGTCAGCTCAAAAACCAAAAAAAGGAGATTTTGGTTATGTGAAATTAAATTTCGTGGAGGCTGATAATCGAGAGGAAGAATTTGAAATATATCCTGAAAAGATCCTCGAGATCATTGAAGATCTCGATTCAAAAGGCTTTCATAGAAAGGATATTTGCATTCTAACCAGAAGAAAAAACGAAGGTATTGCCATAGCTGAATTCCTGGGTGAGCATTCTGTTCCTGTAATTTCCTCGGAAACGCTCCTGATTTCTCAATCCCGCAAAGTTCAGTTTATTGTAAATATGCTTGCTTTCTCTATGTATCCTGAAGACAATAAATTGAAACTTCAGCTATTTGACTTTTTATCTGAAAATTATTTACCGCCAGAAGAAGCTCATAAAGTTCTAGTTCAAAATTTGCCTGAGAATGGTACTGATTTTTTTAAGTGGCTTTCAGTGCTAGGTATTGAATTTAAATTGGAAGAGCTTAAAAGACTCTCCTTATATGAAGCTGTAGAATATATAATTAGAAGTTTCAGTTTAGTTGAAAAGTCTGATGCCCACATTCAATTCTTCCTGGATTTCGTATTTGAAACCGCTCAAAAAACATCTAATAGTCTAAATGATTTTCTCGAGAAATGGGAACAGAAAAAAGACAAATTAAGTATTGTAGTTCCAGAAACTGACAATGCAGTTCAGATCATGACCATCCATAAATCTAAGGGATTGGAGTTTCCTGTAGTGATTTATCCTTTTGCAAATTCAGAACTTCAGGATACCCGAAATGATAATTTATGGCTGGATATTAACAGTGAGGATATTCCGGTGGCCTATGTGAGCGCTTCCAAAAAAATGTTGAACTGGAATGAAGATACCGCTCAGGCTTATAATGAACTTATATATAAGAATGAATTAGACACCCTGAATGTCTTGTATGTAGCATGCACCCGGGCAGCTCAACAGCTCTATATCTTATCTAATTACCACAAAAAAGCTAAAAGTTCTCCTAATATTTCAGATCTATTAACCGATTATTTAAGATCAGCAGGAAAATGGAATGATCAATTAGAATATGAATTTGGAGACCCAAATACTATTATTGATTCAAAAAGTACTGAAAATGCCAGTGTTTCAAACCGTCGTTTTTATTCTTCTTCCACTAAAAATAAAGCTGTTCATATCGTAACCAGATCTGGCTCTTTATGGGATTCTAAACAACAGGATGCGATTGAAAAGGGAGAAATTGCCCATGAGATCTTAGCACGAATTAATAGCCGGGAAGATCTTAACGAAGCCGTGACCTGGGCGATTAATTCAGGTATGATCACGATAGATTCGAAAGAAGAAATTACGAAACTAATTTCAGGAATTATTGAACATCCAGAATTAAAACAATATTACTCCAAGGAGGTAAAGAATTTTAATGAGAAGGAAATCATTACAACAGATGGACAGAGATTAAGACCAGATAGGATCAATATTAATGGAGGGCTAATAACCATTATAGATTATAAAACCGGGGGATTTGTGGATACACATAAAAAACAGGTTTCAAATTATGCGAAAGCACTGGAAAAAATGGGATATGAAATTGATAGATCCTTACTTATTTATACCAATAATCCCATTATTATAAAAAATGTGTAAAAGAAATTTAAATTTGCCACTACCATCCAATATATAACTTATGTTATCATATGGTTGTGAAATAAAATATTTAGAAGTAAAACAAACGAATATGTACGGAAAGATAAAAGAACATTTAGAAAGAGAAATTGAGGAGATCAAAAATGATGGTCTTTACAAAAGAGAAAGGATCATTACCGGGGCTCAGGATGCCGTTATAAAAATTTCAACGGGACAGGAAGTGATCAATTTCTGTGCGAACAATTACCTTGGACTATCTTCACACCCTGAAGTTATCCAGGCTGCAAAGGATACCATGGATACTCACGGATTTGGGATGTCCAGTGTACGCTTTATTTGTGGAACTCAGGACATTCACAAAGAGTTAGAAGAAAAGATCTCTGATTTCTACGGAACTGAAGATACCATTTTATACGCTGCCTGCTTTGACGCCAACGGTGGAATCTTTGAACCACTTTTAACCAAAGATGACGCAATTATCTCAGATTCACTTAATCATGCTTCTATCATTGACGGTGTACGCTTATGCAAAGCCGCCAGATACCGATATGAGAATGGAAATATGGAAGACCTGGAAAAGCAATTGCAAGATGCAAATGAAAAAGGGGCCAGATTTAAATTAATCGTGACTGATGGCGTATTCTCTATGGACGGGCTTGTTGCCCCACTTGATAAAATTTGTGACCTGGCAGATAAATATGACGCGCTTGTAATGATTGATGAGTGTCATGCAACAGGATTTATAGGAGAAAACGGAATAGGCACCCTTGAAGAGAAAGGAGTTTTAGACCGTGTAGATATTATCACCGGTACGCTGGGAAAAGCACTTGGTGGCGCAATGGGTGGTTATACTACGGCAAAAAAGGAGATTATTGAGATATTAAGACAGAGATCCAGACCTTATTTGTTTTCAAATTCTCTGGCACCGGCAATTGTTGGAGCTTCCATCAAAGTATTTGATATGCTCAAAACCGATGACAGTCTTCGTAAAAAATTAAAAGAGAATACAGCATACTTTAAAAAAGGAATTAAAGATGCCGGATTTGAAATTATTGATGGCGAAGCAGCAATTGTTCCGGTAATGCTTCATGATGCCAAATTATCACAAGATATGGCCGATAAATTACTGGAAGAAGGTATTTATGTAATTGGGTTCTTTTATCCGGTGGTACCTAAAGGAAAAGCAAGAATTAGAGTGCAACTTTCTGCAGCTCATGATCAAGCACATTTAGATAAAGCTATAAATGCATTTAAAAAAGTTGGTAAGGAACTAAAGGTGATATAATAAAAAAATTTCTTTTTTAAACTTGGCAGTTTATTATCAAAACGGTTGATAATCAGTTAATAAAAACCCTACAAATCGCTTGGAAACGCGCTGTAATTAAGAAAACTTTATTATTTTTACTTTTGTTAATATGCATTAAGAATATACTTTTGCTTACAATTAACACTTAAAACTAAACTATTAAATATGAAACATCTTAGCAAAATTGTACTGGCCACATTACTGATATTTGGCTTTACTTCGGTTAAGGCACAGGATGCTGACAACCCATGGGCAATTGGTATTGGTACCAATGCAGTTGATTTTTATCCTACAGGGGAAGATGCGCCTCTTGGTGGTATGTTCGATGAATACTTCAACACTGGAGATCACTGGAACATTTTACCGGCAGTATCTAAATTATCTGTATCAAGGTATATAGGTGGTGGATTCGTTGGAGAACTAAGTGGTTCTATCAACCAAATTGACAAGTATGGAGATAGATCTGTTGGAGATCTTTCTTACTATGCGGTAGATCTTGGATTAGACTACAGCCTTAGAGCACTATTAAATGATGGATGGATTGATCCAGTTCTAGGTGTTGGTGGTGGTTACACTTGGATTGGTGATCAAGATGGATCTGATATCGAAAACCTTGATGCCGCTACTCTTAACGGAAAAGCCGGGTTAAATTTCTGGTTTTCTGATAATCTAGCTTTGACTTTAGAATCTAAATATAAGCATGTATTAGAATCTGAAACTGGTTCTCATTTCCAGCACGCTGCAGGAATCAAGTTTGTCTTTGGAGGAACTGATACTGATGGTGACGGAATCTATGATAAAGATGACGAATGTCCAGAACAACCAGGTCTTGAAGAATTCAATGGTTGTCCTGATACTGACGGTGACGGAATCGAAGATCGTCAGGATAAATGTCCAAACGAAGCTGGTCTTGCTGAATTTGACGGATGTCCAGATTCTGATGGTGATGGTGTAGCCGATCCTGATGATGAATGTCCTGAAGTTGCTGGTCTTGCTGAAATGAACGGTTGTCCTGATGCTGACGGTGATGGAGTAAGAGATGATGAAGATAACTGTCCTGAAGAAGCTGGTCCTGCTGAAAATGATGGATGCCCATGGCCTGATACTGATGGTGACGGAATCCTAGATAAAGATGATGAGTGTCCTGAAGAAGCTGGTCCTGCTGCATCTAATGGATGTCCAGAACCAACTGCAGAGGTTATTTCTGAATTGAATGAATACTCTAAGACTGTACTTTTTGACCTTAATAAAGCTACAATCAGATCAGAATCTGAAGAAGCTCTTCAGTCAATCCACGATATCATGCATGAATATTCTACTACTATCTTCCACATTGAAGGACATACAGATAGTTCAGGTAGTGATGCTTATAACATGAAGCTTTCAAAAGAAAGAGCAGCTTCTGTAAAGAACTGGTTAGAACAAAACGGAATTCCTGCAAACAGATTAACTTCTGAAGGTTATGGTGAAACTCAGCCAATTGCTACTAACAGTACTGCCCAAGGAAGACAGGATAACAGACGTGTAGAGATCTCTCTTGATAAAGACAAAGAGATGAAAGACAAGTCTGGTGAAGAAGAAATGAACTAATATTTCTGAATAAATCACAAAAGAAAACGCTCCGCATTGCGGGGCGTTTTTTATTTTAGGCGTATGGAATCTTTTATACGCGAAGTTTTACAGAAACTTAAAAACACCAATACTCCGCTATCTGAAATTTGCTTTATACTTCCCAGTAAGCGAGCGGGCTCTTACCTTTTAAAAGAGCTTTCTTCCATTTCAGATAAGAACATCTTTTCTCCAACCATTTATAGCATTGAAGAGTTTACAGAAGTAATAGCTAATCTGGATACTATAGATAATACGATTAGTTTATTTGAATTTTATGAGGTTTACAAAGATCTTACTCCAAAAGATAATCAGGAAGATTTTGAAACCTTTATCACATGGGCACAAAGCCTTATTCATGATTTTAATGAAATAGATCGCTATCTAATAGATTACAAGCCATTTTTCAATTACCTCTCCGGAATTCAGGACATTAACCATTGGTATTTAAAAGAAGAAAAAACAGATCTTATTAAAAGATACCTGGAGTTCTGGAAAAATCTTCCAAACTATTACCAGGCACTATCCAACCGACTACTTTCCAGGGGGCAGGCTTATCAGGGACTCATTTACAGAAGAGCCGCAGAAAATATAAAAGACTATGCTGCCACTAAAAACCAAAAACATGTATTCATTGGTTTCAATGCCTTAAATGCTTCTGAACAATTAATTATTCAGAAATTACTGCAGGCAGATCTCGCAGAAGTTTATTGGGACTTAGACAAAACATTCTTTACTGATCCAGATCACGGGGCATCCATTTTTATACGAGATTATTTAAAAAACTGGCAATATTACCAGGATAATGAACCAAATGATTTTACGAGTAATTTTAAAAATGGAAAAAATATTGAGCTCATTGGAGTTCCAAAAAATATAGGTCAGGCAAAATATCTGGGAGAAATTTTAACCGATCTTTCAGCCGGTGAATTAGAAAATACAGCCATCGTTCTTGGGGAAGAAGAGTTGCTTTTACCTGTATTAAATTCCTTACCAGAAGAAATCAAAGATCTGAATATCACCATGGGATTTCCGGTGAAAAATGCGCCTGTAAATTCGCTTTTTGAAAGTCTTTTTCAAATGCATATCAATAAAACAGGCACATATTATTACAAAGATGTAATTTCAATCATCAATCATCCGGTGCTTAATCCTGTTCTGAAAAATTCTGCAGATGAGTTAATGATCAGGATCAATTCAGAAAACTTGGTTTATCTGGAAGCGAAAAGTATTGCCAGTCATTTTCCCAAGGAAATTGAAAAATTGATTTCTGCCTGTTTCATCCCAAAGGAAGATTCAGTTTCATCATTTATTGCAGATATTCAAATCATCATTCAGGAACTAAAAATTTATTTGAAACAGGAGGAGGATAAAATAGGACTGGAATTTTTATATCATTTTCATGTATTATTTAACAAACTTCAGAACCTCAACGAATCTTATCCTCACCTAAAAACCATTAAATCGCTTTATGGTTTTTACCGAGAGTTGGTTAGCACCGAAACTCTCGATTTTCAGGGACGCCCATTTCAAGGGCTTCAACTTATGGGAATGCTTGAATCTCGTGCCCTGGATTTTGATACGGTGATCATAACCTCTCTAAATGAAGGTGTTTTACCTGCAGGAAAATCTGATAACTCCTTTATTCCTTACGATCTTAAACAGGAATATAAACTACCTACTTATCGCGAAAAAGACGCAGTTTATACATACCACTTTTATAGACTGCTACAAAGAGCAAAAAACGTATTCCTTCTTTATAATACCGAAGCTGACGGATTAAATTCAGGTGAGAAAAGCAGGTTTATTACACAATTAGAAATTGAAAACCTCAAATCGCATAGCCTTAGAAAATTACTGATAAGCCCCGAAGTTAGTGTAACCAAAAAAAACCTGAAAGAAATAAAAAAGACTCCTCAAATGATGGAAAAATTACGGTCTCTGGCTAATTCCGGCTTTTCACCTTCAGCACTTACCACCTATATTCGAAATCCAGTGGATTTCTATCACCAATATGTTTTAGGCGTAAAAGATCAGGAAGAAGTTGAAGAGACTGTGGCATTCAATACCCTGGGAACGGTGGTTCATAATGCACTTGAAAATCTTTATAAACCACTTGAAGGCAAATTTATTACCGAAGAGATCATTCAGGATTTCATAAAAAAAGCAGATAGGGAAATTATAAATGAATTCTACGAGACCTACAGTAAAATACCTCTGGAAAAAGGAAAAAATCTGCTCATTTTTGAAGTAGCTAAACGTTATTTACACAATTTCCTGAGATTTGAGTTAAAGAGAATTAAAGCTGGGCAAGAAATTAAAATAGTACAAATAGAAAAAGACCTTAAAGTAAAATTTCCTCTCGAAAAATTGCCTTTTTCAGTTTATCTTCGCGGCAAGGTTGACCGTTTGGAAAGCACCAATGGAATCCCCAGAATTATAGATTACAAGACTGGGAAAGTGGAGTCAAAACATCTTAACGTTACTGATTGGCAGGAAATAACAAAAGATTATGACAATTACTCTAAAAGTTTTCAGGTTTTAACTTATGCGTCCTTGATTGCGCTAGAGAAAGGTCTTAAATTCCCGGCCGAAGCCGGAATTATATCCTTTAAAAATTTAAAATCTGGATTTTTAAAGTTTGAAAAGAAAGAAGCAGGTTCAAAACAAAAAGATTCTCTTATAACTGAAGAAACTTTAGAACTGTTTCAGGGTGAATTAAAGAAATTAATTATGGAGATCTGCAATCCGGAGATTCCATTTATAGAAAAGGAAATTAAAAAGAAATATGGAAGTTTCTAAAAAGGAAAATATTGTTATAGAGGGAAAACATAATAAGCCCATTGTAGCAGATATTATTTTTAAAGATGACGGTAAGCCTAAACCCGTTGTAATATTTTGTCACGGCTATAAAGGCTTTAAAGATTGGGGAGCCTGGGATAAAATGGGAGAGCAAATTGCCTCTGAAGGTTTCTTTTTTGTGAAATTCAATTTCAGTCATAATGGTACCAATCCTGAAAATCTGACTGAATTTATGGATATTGAGGCTTTTGGGGATAATAACTATGTTATTGAACTAGATGACCTTCAAAAGGTGATCGACTGGATACTTTTACCAAGCTTTAATTTCTCTAAACAGATTAAACCAGATAATATCAACCTCATTGGGCATTCGCGAGGAGGTGGTATTGTAGTATTAAAAGCTGCAGAAGATAAAAGGATCACCAAACTTATCACATTGGCTTCTGTCTCAGATTTCAGCTCGCGTTTTCCAGAGGGTAAAAACCTGGAAAAATGGGAAAAAAAAGGTGTTCGGTATATTAAGAATACCAGAACAGGCCAGCAATTACCTCATCATTACCAGTTTTACAAAAATTTCAAAGAGAATAAAGAACGTCTTAATATTAAAAAGGCGGCGAAAAAGCTTGAAATTCCACACTTAATTGC
Protein-coding regions in this window:
- a CDS encoding OmpA family protein, giving the protein MKHLSKIVLATLLIFGFTSVKAQDADNPWAIGIGTNAVDFYPTGEDAPLGGMFDEYFNTGDHWNILPAVSKLSVSRYIGGGFVGELSGSINQIDKYGDRSVGDLSYYAVDLGLDYSLRALLNDGWIDPVLGVGGGYTWIGDQDGSDIENLDAATLNGKAGLNFWFSDNLALTLESKYKHVLESETGSHFQHAAGIKFVFGGTDTDGDGIYDKDDECPEQPGLEEFNGCPDTDGDGIEDRQDKCPNEAGLAEFDGCPDSDGDGVADPDDECPEVAGLAEMNGCPDADGDGVRDDEDNCPEEAGPAENDGCPWPDTDGDGILDKDDECPEEAGPAASNGCPEPTAEVISELNEYSKTVLFDLNKATIRSESEEALQSIHDIMHEYSTTIFHIEGHTDSSGSDAYNMKLSKERAASVKNWLEQNGIPANRLTSEGYGETQPIATNSTAQGRQDNRRVEISLDKDKEMKDKSGEEEMN
- a CDS encoding alpha/beta fold hydrolase; this encodes MEVSKKENIVIEGKHNKPIVADIIFKDDGKPKPVVIFCHGYKGFKDWGAWDKMGEQIASEGFFFVKFNFSHNGTNPENLTEFMDIEAFGDNNYVIELDDLQKVIDWILLPSFNFSKQIKPDNINLIGHSRGGGIVVLKAAEDKRITKLITLASVSDFSSRFPEGKNLEKWEKKGVRYIKNTRTGQQLPHHYQFYKNFKENKERLNIKKAAKKLEIPHLIAHGSSDTSVSIGEAGNLFEWSPAPKLLLVENADHVFGIEHPWEKDELTKEFKHVIKKSLDFLKTDSKTLWDEYGESDDD
- a CDS encoding UvrD-helicase domain-containing protein, which encodes MKNSFKIYNASAGSGKTFTLVKEYLSILFTSPKQDRYKNILAITFTNKAVGEMKSRIIESLAEFSKTEVNPENNPLLKVIAEETQLPPELIRKKSTEILKSIIHNYAAFEISTIDGFTHRVLRTFARDLGIPMNFEVELSADEVLMEAVDSLIDRAGSDEKLTKVLVNYTLSKTDDDKSWDISRDLFNISKLLINENHQKPIQLLKDKNLEDFEKFGKKLRADIKTANETLNTSSDYFFEFIQDNGIDEKWFSRGSIPGYFRKIKKEGAIINYITAWAANIDSAALYNKSLDDSSKSLMDRLQPEIAALFATTKKAYFQIEFLTEIRKNLVQLSLLNEINREVEEIKKDRNLVLISEFNPKISEQVKDQPAPFIYERLGERYQHYFIDEFQDTSTMQWENLIPLIGHNLSTSEKNSSLSLVGDAKQSIYRWRGGRAEQFIDLSNQTTHPFQIEQEVVNLPDNYRSGSGIVNFNNNFFQYAASILSFPEYTELFKASAQKPKKGDFGYVKLNFVEADNREEEFEIYPEKILEIIEDLDSKGFHRKDICILTRRKNEGIAIAEFLGEHSVPVISSETLLISQSRKVQFIVNMLAFSMYPEDNKLKLQLFDFLSENYLPPEEAHKVLVQNLPENGTDFFKWLSVLGIEFKLEELKRLSLYEAVEYIIRSFSLVEKSDAHIQFFLDFVFETAQKTSNSLNDFLEKWEQKKDKLSIVVPETDNAVQIMTIHKSKGLEFPVVIYPFANSELQDTRNDNLWLDINSEDIPVAYVSASKKMLNWNEDTAQAYNELIYKNELDTLNVLYVACTRAAQQLYILSNYHKKAKSSPNISDLLTDYLRSAGKWNDQLEYEFGDPNTIIDSKSTENASVSNRRFYSSSTKNKAVHIVTRSGSLWDSKQQDAIEKGEIAHEILARINSREDLNEAVTWAINSGMITIDSKEEITKLISGIIEHPELKQYYSKEVKNFNEKEIITTDGQRLRPDRININGGLITIIDYKTGGFVDTHKKQVSNYAKALEKMGYEIDRSLLIYTNNPIIIKNV
- the kbl gene encoding glycine C-acetyltransferase, with translation MYGKIKEHLEREIEEIKNDGLYKRERIITGAQDAVIKISTGQEVINFCANNYLGLSSHPEVIQAAKDTMDTHGFGMSSVRFICGTQDIHKELEEKISDFYGTEDTILYAACFDANGGIFEPLLTKDDAIISDSLNHASIIDGVRLCKAARYRYENGNMEDLEKQLQDANEKGARFKLIVTDGVFSMDGLVAPLDKICDLADKYDALVMIDECHATGFIGENGIGTLEEKGVLDRVDIITGTLGKALGGAMGGYTTAKKEIIEILRQRSRPYLFSNSLAPAIVGASIKVFDMLKTDDSLRKKLKENTAYFKKGIKDAGFEIIDGEAAIVPVMLHDAKLSQDMADKLLEEGIYVIGFFYPVVPKGKARIRVQLSAAHDQAHLDKAINAFKKVGKELKVI
- a CDS encoding PD-(D/E)XK nuclease family protein; the protein is MESFIREVLQKLKNTNTPLSEICFILPSKRAGSYLLKELSSISDKNIFSPTIYSIEEFTEVIANLDTIDNTISLFEFYEVYKDLTPKDNQEDFETFITWAQSLIHDFNEIDRYLIDYKPFFNYLSGIQDINHWYLKEEKTDLIKRYLEFWKNLPNYYQALSNRLLSRGQAYQGLIYRRAAENIKDYAATKNQKHVFIGFNALNASEQLIIQKLLQADLAEVYWDLDKTFFTDPDHGASIFIRDYLKNWQYYQDNEPNDFTSNFKNGKNIELIGVPKNIGQAKYLGEILTDLSAGELENTAIVLGEEELLLPVLNSLPEEIKDLNITMGFPVKNAPVNSLFESLFQMHINKTGTYYYKDVISIINHPVLNPVLKNSADELMIRINSENLVYLEAKSIASHFPKEIEKLISACFIPKEDSVSSFIADIQIIIQELKIYLKQEEDKIGLEFLYHFHVLFNKLQNLNESYPHLKTIKSLYGFYRELVSTETLDFQGRPFQGLQLMGMLESRALDFDTVIITSLNEGVLPAGKSDNSFIPYDLKQEYKLPTYREKDAVYTYHFYRLLQRAKNVFLLYNTEADGLNSGEKSRFITQLEIENLKSHSLRKLLISPEVSVTKKNLKEIKKTPQMMEKLRSLANSGFSPSALTTYIRNPVDFYHQYVLGVKDQEEVEETVAFNTLGTVVHNALENLYKPLEGKFITEEIIQDFIKKADREIINEFYETYSKIPLEKGKNLLIFEVAKRYLHNFLRFELKRIKAGQEIKIVQIEKDLKVKFPLEKLPFSVYLRGKVDRLESTNGIPRIIDYKTGKVESKHLNVTDWQEITKDYDNYSKSFQVLTYASLIALEKGLKFPAEAGIISFKNLKSGFLKFEKKEAGSKQKDSLITEETLELFQGELKKLIMEICNPEIPFIEKEIKKKYGSF